From Candidatus Rubrimentiphilum sp., one genomic window encodes:
- a CDS encoding TylF/MycF/NovP-related O-methyltransferase, whose amino-acid sequence MKSEAGAGALPRELYLDLLVRILTNTIYCDPSIGPPGLANVGHFEPELRSEGRDWPSVAHTMAGVKRVNNLRKLAQRVIDEKVPGAFIETGVWRGGCCILMRGVLAANAIQDRKVYAADSFAGLPPPKPHAFPHDEGLDLTHFPQLAVSLDQVKANFSRYGLLDDQVVFVEGLFQDTLPKLNAGPLALIRLDGDLYESTYVALEALYPKLSPGGFVIVDDYGAMPACRAAVSDYRTLMGIEAPIQEVDWTGVWWQRPS is encoded by the coding sequence ATGAAAAGTGAGGCAGGCGCCGGCGCCTTGCCGCGCGAGCTCTATCTCGATCTGCTTGTCAGGATATTGACGAACACGATTTACTGCGATCCATCGATTGGTCCGCCTGGCCTGGCGAACGTCGGACACTTCGAACCGGAGCTTCGCTCTGAAGGGCGCGACTGGCCAAGCGTGGCTCACACGATGGCCGGCGTGAAACGCGTCAACAATCTTCGAAAGCTTGCACAACGCGTCATCGATGAAAAAGTTCCTGGCGCTTTCATTGAAACCGGCGTTTGGCGCGGTGGCTGCTGCATCTTGATGCGCGGCGTACTTGCGGCCAACGCGATCCAAGATCGTAAGGTTTATGCGGCTGATTCATTCGCCGGCCTGCCGCCCCCGAAGCCGCATGCCTTTCCTCACGACGAAGGCTTAGACTTAACTCACTTTCCGCAATTGGCGGTTTCCCTGGACCAGGTGAAGGCCAACTTTTCGCGTTACGGGTTACTCGACGACCAGGTCGTTTTCGTCGAAGGCCTCTTTCAGGACACACTCCCGAAATTGAATGCCGGTCCGCTCGCGCTGATCAGACTCGATGGAGATTTATACGAATCCACATATGTAGCTCTCGAAGCGCTTTACCCAAAACTATCGCCAGGTGGATTCGTCATCGTGGACGACTACGGAGCAATGCCGGCTTGCCGAGCAGCGGTGTCGGATTATCGCACTCTTATGGGAATCGAGGCGCCTATCCAAGAGGTCGATTGGACGGGCGTCTGGTGGCAAAGGCCGTCTTAG
- the rfbC gene encoding dTDP-4-dehydrorhamnose 3,5-epimerase gives MTRIAGVLCLELAAFPDRRGLFKETYVRSKYESLGITDAFVQDNVSVSRLNVVRGLHGDPEMSKLVQVLYGKAFDVIVDARPGSQTFGQWQSFELSDENHRQLYVPRGCLHGFQALTDGVVFAYKQSAEYDPQRERAVLWNDPALGIEWPAAAAAIVSERDQRNKSFSEVFGG, from the coding sequence GTGACGCGCATCGCCGGAGTGCTCTGCCTGGAGCTCGCGGCGTTCCCGGACCGGCGCGGACTCTTTAAAGAAACCTACGTCCGTTCCAAGTACGAATCGCTCGGCATCACCGATGCATTCGTTCAAGATAACGTTTCGGTTTCACGGCTGAACGTCGTTCGCGGACTTCACGGCGATCCGGAAATGAGCAAGCTCGTCCAGGTGCTCTACGGAAAGGCGTTCGACGTGATCGTGGACGCGCGCCCGGGTTCGCAGACCTTCGGGCAGTGGCAGTCCTTCGAACTGAGCGACGAGAATCATCGGCAACTGTACGTTCCGCGCGGATGTCTGCACGGGTTTCAGGCGCTGACCGACGGCGTCGTGTTCGCTTACAAGCAGAGCGCGGAATACGATCCGCAGCGCGAACGCGCGGTGCTCTGGAACGATCCTGCGCTAGGAATTGAGTGGCCGGCGGCCGCCGCGGCGATCGTCTCGGAAAGAGATCAACGCAACAAGTCTTTCTCCGAGGTTTTCGGCGGCTAA
- a CDS encoding sugar phosphate nucleotidyltransferase: MKGIILAGGLGTRLRPLTKVTNKHLLPIYDKPMIYYPIETLCRAGIGDIMIVTGGNSAGDFLRLLGNGRSFGLKDISYTYQEGEGGIADALRLCENFADGERIVVILGDNILEDDITPYVNEFKQQRSGARILLKEVDDPQRFGCPELDGERIVRIEEKPLVPKSRYAVTGIYMYDLRVFEFCRGLKPSPRGELEITDINNAYIREGELYYDVLSGWWTDAGQFESLFRASQLVAASRGAVNV, translated from the coding sequence ATGAAGGGCATCATTCTTGCGGGCGGCCTTGGCACTCGTCTGCGGCCGCTGACCAAAGTAACCAACAAGCATCTGCTGCCGATCTACGACAAGCCGATGATCTATTATCCCATCGAGACGCTGTGCCGCGCCGGAATCGGGGATATCATGATCGTCACCGGGGGAAACTCGGCAGGCGATTTTCTCCGGCTCCTCGGTAACGGCCGGTCGTTCGGCCTCAAAGATATCTCGTATACGTACCAAGAGGGAGAGGGCGGAATCGCAGACGCCTTGCGTTTGTGCGAAAACTTCGCCGACGGCGAGCGAATCGTGGTGATTCTCGGCGACAACATTCTCGAAGACGATATCACGCCTTACGTCAACGAATTCAAGCAGCAACGATCGGGCGCGCGCATCCTCTTAAAGGAAGTGGACGATCCACAGCGCTTCGGCTGCCCGGAGCTCGACGGCGAGCGAATCGTGCGCATCGAAGAGAAGCCGCTCGTTCCCAAGAGCCGCTACGCGGTGACGGGAATCTACATGTACGATCTGCGCGTCTTCGAGTTCTGCCGCGGCCTGAAGCCTTCGCCGCGCGGCGAGCTCGAGATCACGGATATCAACAACGCGTACATCCGTGAAGGCGAGCTGTACTATGACGTGCTGAGCGGCTGGTGGACGGACGCCGGGCAGTTCGAGTCGCTCTTCCGGGCGAGCCAACTCGTCGCGGCCTCGCGCGGGGCGGTAAATGTGTGA
- the rfbB gene encoding dTDP-glucose 4,6-dehydratase codes for MRLLVTGGLGFIGSHFIRLVLAERPDYDVANLDAVTYAGNPANCADVEGNPRYHFVKGDICDAGAVEEVVSRGVDAILNFAAETHVDRSILNPESFIRTDVIGAHVLLEAVRKFNIAKYLQVSTDEVYGDVERGASKETDPLRPRSPYSASKAAADLQVLAYHATYDAPVLITRGSNTYGSHQYPEKLIPLFITNLIDNKPVPLYGDGLQERDWIHVEDHARGILHVLERGETGNIYNLGGGNSRANLDMTKFLLGELERSMETHVTHVLDRAGHDRRYALDCGKARAAGWQPRVPFEEGLRATIAWYRANEDWWRPLRSGEFKEYFDRQYANRWVKI; via the coding sequence ATGCGGCTTTTGGTGACGGGCGGCCTTGGGTTCATCGGATCGCATTTCATCCGGCTGGTGTTGGCGGAACGCCCGGACTATGACGTAGCCAATCTCGACGCCGTCACGTATGCGGGTAATCCGGCCAACTGCGCGGACGTTGAAGGCAATCCGCGTTATCATTTTGTTAAAGGTGACATCTGCGATGCCGGCGCCGTCGAGGAAGTTGTGTCGCGCGGTGTCGACGCCATCCTGAACTTTGCCGCCGAGACGCACGTCGACCGTTCGATATTGAACCCGGAGTCGTTCATACGAACCGACGTCATCGGCGCGCACGTGCTGCTCGAAGCCGTGCGCAAATTCAACATCGCGAAGTATTTGCAAGTCTCAACCGACGAAGTCTATGGAGACGTCGAGCGCGGAGCCTCAAAGGAAACGGATCCGCTGCGGCCGCGCAGTCCGTACAGTGCAAGCAAGGCCGCCGCGGATTTGCAAGTGTTGGCCTACCATGCCACCTACGATGCGCCGGTGCTGATCACGCGCGGCTCGAATACGTACGGCTCTCACCAGTATCCCGAGAAACTCATCCCGTTGTTTATCACGAACCTGATCGACAACAAACCGGTCCCGCTGTACGGCGACGGTTTGCAAGAACGCGATTGGATCCACGTCGAGGATCACGCGCGCGGCATTCTGCACGTCCTCGAACGCGGCGAGACCGGAAACATCTATAATTTGGGCGGTGGCAATTCGCGCGCGAATCTCGATATGACGAAGTTTCTTCTCGGCGAGCTCGAGCGCTCGATGGAAACCCATGTGACGCACGTCCTGGACCGCGCCGGGCACGACCGGCGCTACGCCCTGGACTGCGGGAAAGCTCGGGCGGCCGGCTGGCAACCGCGCGTACCCTTCGAAGAAGGCCTGCGCGCGACCATTGCGTGGTACCGCGCCAATGAGGACTGGTGGCGTCCGCTGCGTTCGGGCGAGTTTAAAGAGTATTTCGACCGGCAATATGCCAATCGTTGGGTGAAGATATGA
- a CDS encoding acyltransferase, which translates to MQRMPGPARTNITNGNVVIRDVDLGENVRYYNFVNLYECSIGDDTRIGTFVEIQKNARVGKRCKISSHTFICEGVTIADDVFIGHGVMFINDRRPRASRDGVPVADEWELEETSVEAGASIGSNATILCGVRIGRGAMVGAGAVVTKDVPPNAVVAGNPARTLEAS; encoded by the coding sequence ATGCAACGTATGCCTGGACCGGCCAGAACAAACATTACAAACGGGAACGTCGTTATTCGCGACGTTGACTTGGGCGAGAACGTACGGTATTACAACTTCGTCAATCTGTACGAATGCTCGATCGGCGACGACACGCGTATCGGAACGTTCGTCGAGATTCAGAAGAACGCACGCGTCGGTAAGCGCTGCAAGATTTCGTCGCACACCTTCATCTGCGAAGGCGTCACGATCGCCGACGACGTGTTCATCGGACACGGAGTCATGTTCATCAACGACCGCCGCCCGCGCGCCAGCCGGGACGGCGTCCCGGTCGCAGACGAGTGGGAGCTCGAGGAAACCTCCGTTGAAGCCGGCGCCTCGATCGGCTCCAATGCGACGATTCTGTGCGGCGTGCGCATCGGCCGCGGCGCCATGGTCGGCGCCGGAGCCGTCGTCACGAAGGACGTTCCGCCCAACGCGGTCGTCGCCGGCAATCCGGCCCGCACGCTCGAGGCGTCGTGA
- a CDS encoding DegT/DnrJ/EryC1/StrS family aminotransferase, producing the protein MTVRTSTRVPFSNLALQWDQIKDALMPDLERLFESSSFVLGPAVASFEKNFSAYVGARHTIGANSGTSALHLAMVTAGIGAGDKVLLPSHTFAATAWAVVYVGATPVLCDVEPRTGTIDVADAERRMSPSVKAIVPVHLYGQPADMRAVSAFAQKHGLIVIEDAAQAHGAEYGGKRVGANARFACFSFYPGKNLGAAGEGGAVCTSDDAIAERIRSLGNHGQRERYVHEEVGFNYRMEGIQGLILDHKLRRLDAWTAERKRIAKRYLEGLRELPLEVPETVNGDHVYHLFVIRTPQRDALREHLAANGIETGLHYPVPLHRQPCFANLAMDRDSFPVSDSYANQCLSLPIFAGMTGEQIDLVVENVRAFLS; encoded by the coding sequence GTGACCGTTCGCACCTCTACGCGCGTTCCGTTCAGCAACCTCGCCTTGCAGTGGGATCAGATCAAGGACGCCTTGATGCCCGACTTGGAGCGCTTGTTCGAATCGAGTTCTTTCGTGCTCGGGCCCGCCGTTGCAAGCTTCGAAAAAAACTTCTCCGCGTACGTCGGCGCGCGGCATACGATTGGGGCGAACTCCGGAACCTCGGCGCTTCATCTCGCGATGGTCACTGCCGGCATCGGCGCGGGCGACAAAGTGCTCTTACCTTCGCATACATTCGCGGCGACGGCTTGGGCCGTAGTCTACGTCGGCGCGACCCCCGTCCTGTGCGACGTCGAACCACGGACGGGAACGATCGACGTCGCGGACGCGGAACGCCGGATGTCGCCTTCCGTTAAAGCGATCGTTCCGGTGCATCTTTACGGCCAGCCCGCCGACATGCGCGCAGTTTCGGCGTTTGCGCAGAAACATGGACTGATCGTGATCGAAGACGCGGCGCAGGCACACGGCGCCGAATACGGCGGAAAACGGGTGGGAGCGAATGCCAGGTTTGCGTGCTTCAGTTTTTATCCCGGCAAGAATCTGGGTGCGGCCGGCGAGGGCGGCGCCGTGTGCACGAGCGACGACGCCATTGCGGAACGCATTCGTTCGCTGGGAAATCACGGCCAGCGCGAGCGGTACGTGCACGAAGAGGTCGGGTTCAACTACCGCATGGAGGGCATCCAAGGGCTCATCCTCGATCACAAGCTGCGCCGGCTCGACGCCTGGACCGCCGAGCGGAAGCGTATCGCAAAACGCTATCTCGAGGGACTTCGCGAGCTGCCGCTCGAGGTGCCCGAGACTGTCAACGGCGATCACGTCTATCATCTGTTCGTGATCAGGACTCCCCAGCGCGATGCATTGCGCGAGCATCTCGCCGCGAACGGGATCGAAACCGGCTTGCACTATCCGGTGCCGCTGCACCGCCAGCCATGCTTCGCCAACCTCGCGATGGATCGGGACAGCTTCCCGGTCTCCGACAGCTATGCTAATCAATGTCTCTCGCTCCCAATCTTTGCGGGCATGACCGGCGAGCAGATCGATCTCGTGGTTGAGAACGTGCGCGCATTTCTCTCATGA
- a CDS encoding sulfotransferase, producing the protein MPDFILGGAPRSGTQWLYSVAVRHPKIEMARPLAPEPKFFLRDDLYRRGLEYYSKTWFASIPADKLAGEKSTNYLESSTAAERIRSSLPDVRLVFALRNPVDRAYSNFLWSRMNLKETEDFEKALALEETRERNMTEELRYARPHALFSRGLYAELLRPYFDRFPRSQFLILKYEDIATKPGAVAESLHRFLGVAPRPEDGEAQGRLNSARNGEDTRMNPETRRMLAERYAEPNARLYDLLGADFEPWSDVRL; encoded by the coding sequence TTGCCCGATTTTATTCTCGGCGGCGCGCCTCGAAGCGGCACGCAGTGGCTCTACTCCGTCGCAGTGCGGCACCCCAAGATCGAGATGGCACGACCGTTGGCGCCGGAGCCGAAGTTTTTTCTGCGCGACGATCTCTACCGGCGAGGGCTGGAGTATTACTCGAAGACCTGGTTTGCGTCCATTCCCGCTGACAAGCTCGCCGGCGAAAAAAGCACGAACTATCTCGAAAGTTCTACGGCGGCCGAACGCATCCGCAGTTCGCTTCCGGACGTCCGTCTGGTTTTTGCGCTCCGCAATCCCGTCGATCGCGCCTATTCGAACTTCCTATGGTCGCGCATGAATCTCAAGGAAACCGAGGATTTTGAAAAGGCGCTAGCCCTCGAAGAAACCCGCGAACGAAACATGACCGAAGAGCTGCGCTACGCCCGCCCGCACGCGCTCTTCTCGCGCGGCCTCTACGCCGAGCTGCTGCGGCCGTATTTCGATCGCTTTCCGCGCTCGCAGTTCCTCATTCTGAAGTATGAGGATATCGCAACGAAGCCGGGAGCCGTCGCGGAGTCGCTGCACCGTTTTCTCGGCGTCGCTCCGCGTCCGGAGGACGGCGAAGCTCAGGGCCGGCTCAATTCCGCCAGAAACGGCGAGGACACGCGCATGAATCCGGAGACCCGGCGGATGCTCGCGGAGCGATACGCCGAGCCCAACGCCCGGCTGTATGATCTATTGGGAGCGGATTTCGAGCCGTGGAGCGATGTCCGTCTATAA
- a CDS encoding DegT/DnrJ/EryC1/StrS family aminotransferase translates to MIPAGIDRISFTKPFMDEAEASAAADAIRSGWIVGGPRLAEFEKRFAVLCGAKHAIGVSSWTTGAFLVLHAWGIGPGDEVIVPSLTFIASVNVIAHTGATPVFVDVDPRTWNIDPQEVERKITPATRAIMPIDQIGLPCDVEEINAIARRSGLNVLEDAACAFASRNRGRPVGALADVTVFSLHARKVISTAEGGVITTDDDELAERLRRLAHQGMSLSAYARHTAPPTVFENYPEIGYNFRITDIQAAIGNAQLGKLAEILERRARVAQRYNDYLRDHPAFIAPYVPEGVEHNWQTYQIAVREGCADRNAVMEYLFEHGIPTRRGVMASHLEPPYRSAGVSLPHTEKAAGTTLQLPMHPALTTEQQEYILETLDEL, encoded by the coding sequence ATGATTCCCGCCGGAATCGATCGGATTTCGTTCACGAAACCGTTTATGGATGAAGCGGAGGCGTCGGCAGCTGCCGACGCCATCCGTAGCGGGTGGATCGTCGGCGGTCCGCGGCTAGCGGAGTTCGAAAAACGCTTCGCCGTGCTGTGCGGCGCCAAACACGCGATCGGCGTGTCGTCGTGGACGACGGGCGCATTTCTTGTTTTACATGCCTGGGGTATCGGTCCCGGCGACGAGGTGATCGTGCCGTCGCTTACGTTCATCGCGTCGGTCAACGTCATCGCTCACACCGGCGCGACGCCGGTCTTCGTCGACGTCGATCCCCGGACGTGGAATATCGATCCGCAAGAAGTCGAGCGGAAGATCACGCCTGCCACCAGGGCCATCATGCCCATCGATCAGATCGGGCTGCCGTGCGATGTCGAGGAGATCAACGCTATCGCCCGGCGTAGCGGGCTGAACGTACTCGAAGACGCGGCTTGCGCGTTCGCGTCGCGCAACCGCGGCCGGCCGGTTGGCGCGCTCGCCGACGTCACCGTGTTCAGCCTGCACGCGCGCAAGGTCATCTCCACCGCCGAAGGTGGCGTCATCACGACCGACGACGACGAATTGGCGGAGCGGCTGCGCCGTTTGGCACACCAGGGGATGTCGCTTTCTGCGTACGCACGCCACACGGCGCCGCCGACGGTGTTCGAGAACTATCCCGAGATCGGATACAACTTTCGTATCACCGATATTCAGGCGGCAATCGGAAATGCGCAGCTCGGCAAACTCGCCGAGATCCTGGAACGCCGTGCGCGCGTTGCGCAACGGTACAACGACTATCTGCGGGATCACCCGGCCTTCATCGCGCCGTACGTGCCCGAGGGCGTGGAGCACAATTGGCAGACCTACCAGATCGCCGTACGCGAAGGCTGCGCCGACCGTAACGCGGTGATGGAATACCTTTTCGAGCACGGCATTCCCACGCGGCGCGGCGTCATGGCCTCACATCTGGAGCCGCCCTACCGCTCCGCCGGCGTCAGCCTTCCGCATACCGAGAAAGCGGCCGGTACGACGCTCCAGCTGCCGATGCACCCGGCATTGACAACGGAGCAGCAAGAGTACATTCTTGAAACCTTGGACGAGCTTTAG
- a CDS encoding NAD-dependent epimerase/dehydratase family protein, giving the protein MRGSSVLVTGGAGFIGSHLTDALLAGGCSVTVLDDFSSGERENLELAQQSGRLRIVEGSVLEEGDLTAAMRGVTHVFHLAVQCVRRSLGKPVENHEVNATGTILTLEAARRAGVRRFIYCSSSEVYGNCGGDRLHEDDTSCAPVTVYGAAKLAGEYYTGAYHQTYALQSVIVRPFNSYGPREHDQGDLAEVIPRFVIRALNGLPPIIFGDGEGGRDFTYVTETAAGIALAAECDALLGRVVNLAYGRMITINEVAAAVLRACGRTDLVPQHIDPRPGDVIALQADTTRAREVLNFRAHIDFEQGLQKYLQWFRGRYPDPAALLEERPQNWELPV; this is encoded by the coding sequence GTGCGCGGCAGCAGCGTTCTTGTTACGGGCGGCGCCGGATTCATCGGCAGCCACCTCACCGATGCGCTCCTGGCCGGCGGCTGCAGCGTCACCGTTCTCGATGATTTTTCATCGGGAGAACGCGAGAACTTGGAGCTCGCGCAGCAATCCGGACGCCTGAGAATCGTCGAAGGCTCGGTCCTAGAAGAAGGCGATCTCACTGCTGCGATGCGCGGCGTTACGCACGTTTTTCATTTGGCCGTGCAATGCGTGCGCCGGTCGCTCGGAAAGCCGGTTGAGAATCACGAGGTGAACGCGACCGGGACGATCCTGACGCTTGAAGCCGCCCGCCGCGCGGGAGTGCGGCGCTTTATCTACTGCTCGTCCTCGGAAGTGTACGGAAATTGCGGAGGCGACCGTTTGCACGAGGACGACACGTCTTGCGCTCCGGTCACGGTTTACGGCGCGGCGAAGCTGGCGGGGGAATACTACACAGGAGCCTATCATCAGACGTATGCCTTGCAAAGCGTTATCGTGCGGCCTTTCAATTCGTATGGCCCGCGCGAGCACGACCAGGGGGATCTTGCAGAAGTGATCCCGCGGTTCGTCATCCGCGCGCTCAACGGCTTGCCGCCGATCATCTTCGGCGACGGCGAGGGTGGACGTGATTTCACATACGTCACGGAGACAGCCGCGGGAATCGCTCTTGCTGCCGAATGCGATGCGCTGCTCGGCCGCGTTGTGAATCTCGCGTACGGCCGCATGATCACGATAAACGAGGTCGCGGCGGCCGTTCTGCGCGCGTGCGGCCGGACCGATCTCGTGCCGCAGCACATCGATCCGCGTCCGGGTGACGTCATCGCCCTGCAGGCCGATACGACGCGCGCACGCGAGGTGTTGAACTTTCGCGCTCACATCGATTTCGAGCAAGGCTTGCAAAAATATCTGCAGTGGTTTCGCGGCCGTTACCCCGACCCGGCGGCATTGCTCGAAGAACGTCCGCAGAACTGGGAGCTGCCTGTCTGA
- a CDS encoding Gfo/Idh/MocA family oxidoreductase, whose translation MLKVGLIGFGYWGTRLFRNFSDSADFEVTAVADSSEPARAALSRLMTSGRIAQSATDLIEDEDIDAVAIATPVATHFDFARRAMLAGKHVLVEKPMCATVAQAEQLVELAKQQGVTLMVDHTFLFAGAVQRIAETVRAGDLGRLCYYDSMRVNLGLFQPDVNALWDLAPHDLSIIDHLVDEEPIKIEASGYCHVNQDLPDIVYLTLHYASQMVAHLNLSWMSPVKVRRIAIGGTDKMIVWDDLNNEERVKIFNSGIQLQSEDQRDVIIPGYRIGDIYSPRLSGREALAGVVEHFARVIAGQEPSIMSGERGLRVVRILEASQKVLDANLRTELSAGRFVGTPVGSGSLKR comes from the coding sequence GTGCTGAAGGTCGGGTTGATCGGATTCGGTTACTGGGGAACGCGGCTTTTCCGCAATTTTTCCGACAGCGCCGATTTCGAAGTGACCGCGGTCGCCGACAGCAGCGAGCCGGCGCGTGCGGCGCTGAGCCGCCTGATGACGTCGGGCCGGATCGCGCAGTCCGCGACGGATCTCATCGAAGACGAGGATATAGACGCGGTCGCCATCGCAACGCCGGTTGCCACCCACTTTGATTTTGCGCGGCGCGCGATGCTGGCGGGCAAACACGTTCTGGTCGAAAAGCCCATGTGCGCCACGGTCGCGCAAGCCGAACAGCTCGTCGAGCTCGCAAAGCAGCAGGGCGTAACACTCATGGTCGACCACACGTTTCTGTTCGCCGGCGCGGTGCAGCGAATCGCCGAAACGGTGCGCGCCGGCGACCTCGGACGGCTTTGCTATTACGACTCCATGCGCGTCAATTTGGGTCTGTTCCAGCCCGACGTTAATGCGCTCTGGGATTTGGCTCCGCACGATCTTTCGATCATCGACCATCTCGTTGATGAGGAACCGATCAAGATCGAAGCCAGCGGCTATTGCCACGTCAATCAGGATTTGCCCGACATCGTCTATTTGACGCTGCACTATGCCTCGCAGATGGTCGCGCATCTCAATCTCAGCTGGATGTCTCCCGTTAAAGTCCGCCGCATCGCGATTGGCGGCACGGACAAGATGATCGTCTGGGACGATCTGAACAACGAGGAACGCGTCAAGATTTTTAATTCCGGCATTCAACTTCAGTCCGAAGATCAGCGGGACGTGATCATCCCCGGCTACCGGATCGGCGACATCTACTCTCCGCGGCTTTCCGGCCGCGAGGCGCTGGCCGGCGTCGTCGAACACTTTGCCCGCGTCATCGCCGGACAAGAGCCGAGCATCATGAGCGGCGAGCGCGGTCTTCGCGTCGTGCGCATTCTCGAAGCGAGCCAAAAAGTGCTGGACGCAAATCTTCGGACCGAACTCTCCGCGGGCCGGTTCGTCGGTACGCCCGTCGGCAGCGGCTCGTTGAAACGCTGA
- a CDS encoding DUF2079 domain-containing protein, giving the protein MGRTVSRTEFFAAIAIFAIVFTMCTAYKLIRSDQWFGDSAVYFQATENLASRGAPVSQVKASVNDYMDSGSFQSTPTAAIAANPSSLFGRSTPATEVNVLRGHAYFVLFPIALLVKLLPVQVVLLSLYAFSFSGMILLAYFMLRIKGVSIISACLFCLLVASQPAWWQGLLLGQFYPDRLFLLAGFAFMAFVALTTVQNGKLTNRVWLAVMALLCASINERGALVAGVFMLFYVALYWKKPGLDRYYKLALSAGLLGYSYVAIKFIVPTDTSYSTFLPTSLDGLLNVVHLPQFIPLVALFLLVNAPLLSLSFFEWRTAAIAVFLMLPNIFGNIGGAEKVGWSTHYPSYYFPSLVLAALMGYAALHHQAAAKRRLPALYALTAAFMVYIAVLNPYSYSPISLALSNAADSFFPTAAADANQFLFQSEPRRNLEAAVNGIRQAVPPHSVVSSVEGGMPLLYQDRTIEFFPEDLDHADYAVLGAHYINGKISYFGSVSYLGADEQAKLSDLVQARMIADGYDVDHPKMFPGFKGLAVVRRVH; this is encoded by the coding sequence ATGGGACGCACGGTTAGTCGCACGGAATTCTTCGCCGCCATCGCGATTTTTGCGATAGTCTTTACCATGTGCACGGCTTACAAGCTGATACGCAGCGATCAATGGTTTGGCGATTCCGCCGTCTATTTTCAGGCGACCGAAAACCTGGCCAGCCGCGGAGCACCCGTCAGCCAAGTCAAAGCCAGCGTCAACGACTACATGGACAGCGGCTCGTTTCAGTCCACGCCGACCGCGGCCATAGCTGCAAACCCGTCGTCGTTGTTTGGACGGTCGACGCCTGCGACGGAAGTCAACGTGCTCCGCGGTCACGCGTACTTCGTCCTTTTTCCAATCGCATTGCTCGTAAAACTGCTTCCCGTCCAGGTTGTGCTGTTGTCATTGTACGCCTTCAGTTTTTCCGGAATGATCCTTCTTGCGTACTTCATGCTGCGAATCAAGGGTGTATCGATCATAAGCGCTTGCCTCTTTTGTTTGCTGGTCGCCTCGCAGCCGGCATGGTGGCAAGGTCTGCTTTTAGGCCAGTTCTACCCCGACCGCCTTTTTCTGCTGGCCGGTTTTGCTTTTATGGCCTTCGTTGCATTGACTACAGTGCAGAATGGCAAACTGACGAATCGGGTGTGGCTCGCTGTTATGGCGCTCCTGTGCGCCTCGATCAATGAGCGAGGAGCGCTGGTGGCCGGCGTGTTCATGCTCTTCTACGTCGCTCTTTATTGGAAGAAACCCGGTTTGGATCGGTATTACAAACTGGCGTTGAGCGCCGGTTTGCTGGGTTACAGCTACGTTGCTATTAAATTCATTGTGCCGACCGACACCTCGTACAGCACGTTTCTCCCGACAAGCCTCGATGGGCTCCTGAACGTAGTGCACCTCCCGCAGTTTATCCCTTTAGTCGCCCTCTTTCTCTTGGTGAACGCACCTCTCTTGAGCCTCTCCTTCTTCGAGTGGCGGACCGCAGCGATCGCGGTCTTCCTCATGCTCCCGAATATCTTCGGAAACATCGGCGGTGCTGAGAAGGTGGGGTGGTCGACGCATTACCCTTCGTACTATTTCCCGTCGCTGGTTTTGGCCGCGCTGATGGGATACGCTGCACTGCATCATCAGGCCGCGGCCAAAAGGAGATTGCCCGCGCTTTACGCGCTCACGGCGGCTTTCATGGTCTACATAGCCGTTCTCAACCCATACAGTTACAGTCCGATCAGCTTGGCCCTGTCGAATGCGGCCGACAGCTTCTTTCCGACTGCTGCAGCGGATGCAAACCAGTTTTTGTTTCAGTCGGAACCCCGCCGGAACTTGGAAGCTGCGGTTAACGGAATCCGGCAAGCCGTGCCGCCGCACTCGGTGGTCTCCAGCGTTGAGGGCGGGATGCCTCTCTTGTACCAGGATCGCACGATAGAATTCTTTCCGGAAGATCTCGATCATGCGGACTACGCTGTCCTTGGCGCGCACTATATCAACGGCAAGATAAGCTATTTCGGTTCGGTTAGCTACTTGGGCGCGGATGAGCAAGCAAAGCTGAGTGACCTCGTTCAGGCCAGAATGATTGCCGATGGCTATGACGTCGACCATCCAAAAATGTTTCCCGGATTCAAAGGACTCGCGGTGGTTCGACGAGTTCATTGA